A genome region from Streptomyces pratensis includes the following:
- a CDS encoding MobC family plasmid mobilization relaxosome protein encodes MNTNDPVATPAGQHRDPTTAPGGASYRVRRSYGPSYALAPAREGGGSPAGPRARAHGDQPGNRHQGAPVIGGEADDPADREQPSPSTPAFPDRTPRRRSRNPSERARKTTTRLSDTEKAEITDAATQHGVTVARFLATAGLSAARGRAAVHSNDQLDTAIDELAALRTALARIGNNINQIAFVLNSGGQPRAGELEHALGTLTGLLARVDDAANDLVTRRL; translated from the coding sequence GTGAACACCAACGACCCGGTGGCCACCCCCGCTGGACAGCATCGTGACCCCACCACGGCTCCTGGCGGAGCAAGCTATCGCGTACGACGGTCCTACGGCCCGTCGTACGCACTTGCCCCCGCCCGGGAGGGCGGGGGCAGCCCGGCTGGTCCCCGAGCGAGGGCGCACGGGGACCAGCCGGGCAACCGGCACCAGGGGGCGCCGGTCATCGGGGGAGAAGCAGATGACCCTGCCGACCGCGAGCAGCCGAGCCCGAGCACGCCCGCCTTCCCCGACCGCACCCCGCGCCGCCGTAGCCGCAACCCGAGCGAGCGCGCCCGCAAGACGACCACCCGCCTCTCCGACACCGAGAAAGCCGAGATCACCGACGCCGCCACCCAGCACGGCGTCACCGTAGCCCGCTTCCTCGCCACCGCCGGCCTGAGCGCCGCCCGCGGACGTGCCGCCGTGCACAGCAACGACCAGCTCGACACCGCCATCGATGAACTCGCCGCTCTACGCACCGCGCTGGCCCGGATCGGCAACAACATCAACCAGATCGCCTTCGTCCTCAACAGCGGTGGCCAGCCGCGCGCCGGTGAACTCGAACACGCTCTGGGCACGCTGACCGGACTTCTCGCCCGCGTCGATGACGCGGCGAACGACCTGGTGACCCGGCGGCTGTGA
- a CDS encoding relaxase/mobilization nuclease domain-containing protein yields MVPDIGRGSRTHGLLVYLYGPGRREEHTDAHLVGSWDGFAPDPGLDPDPKVTLARLTAALDLRVKQAGDRAPTKHVWHCSVRTAPGDRRLDDEEWNAVAQRIVHATGIASAGDPDGCRWIAVRHAEDHIHIVATLIRGDLRNPRLNYDFNKAQAECRRIEQEMGLRRLNAGDGTAAKNPSSAEKFKAERTGRPETSRETLREAVRRAVAGADSEEEFFTRLREVGVRVKLRHAPSGDALGYNVALPGDRNRHGDPVWYPGSKLAPDLSLPKIRLRLTEGAAEPSPPSVTTDRTNWSPPARQRRNATVIAERSATLLERDEDGEAAAQLVGVGELLDAVAQTSPATTRAELAAAARAFERATRSHVRAERADTRALRSAARGIVQAGGALGRGEDGGTTAMLVSTLVLVTLAAARWHSARGHAQQAHASRQAAAHLRTAYRQTAATPIRVLHDQGRALPKAQRRTHEATLRAVLPEKVVRAGGMEARTDALVATLAQAERAGHDSEALLRQAIDMRELESADDVSDVLVWRLRRIAQLPAHPGEGARRPQAATRQATTPSNRTSERNATAAAPLGTVQDPNRRSSRR; encoded by the coding sequence ATGGTTCCCGACATCGGACGCGGCTCCCGCACCCACGGCCTCCTCGTCTACCTGTACGGCCCCGGACGGCGCGAGGAGCACACCGACGCGCACCTCGTCGGCTCTTGGGACGGCTTCGCCCCCGACCCTGGCCTCGACCCCGACCCGAAGGTCACCCTCGCCCGGCTCACCGCCGCCCTGGACCTGCGGGTCAAGCAGGCCGGCGACCGCGCGCCCACCAAGCACGTCTGGCACTGCTCAGTCCGCACCGCCCCCGGCGACCGGCGGCTGGACGACGAGGAGTGGAACGCCGTCGCCCAGCGCATCGTCCACGCCACCGGCATCGCCTCGGCCGGAGACCCCGACGGCTGCCGGTGGATCGCCGTCCGCCACGCGGAGGACCACATCCACATCGTCGCCACCCTCATACGCGGCGACCTGCGCAACCCGCGCCTGAACTACGACTTCAACAAGGCCCAGGCCGAATGCCGCCGCATCGAGCAGGAGATGGGCCTGCGGCGCCTGAACGCCGGCGACGGAACCGCAGCGAAGAATCCCAGCAGCGCCGAGAAGTTCAAGGCCGAGCGCACCGGCCGCCCGGAGACCTCGCGCGAGACGCTCCGTGAGGCCGTTCGTCGAGCCGTGGCGGGAGCGGATTCGGAGGAGGAGTTCTTCACGCGGCTCCGAGAGGTGGGGGTGCGGGTGAAACTGCGGCACGCTCCGTCCGGTGACGCGCTCGGCTACAACGTGGCCCTGCCCGGCGACCGCAACCGCCACGGAGACCCGGTCTGGTACCCCGGCTCCAAACTGGCCCCCGACCTCTCGCTGCCGAAGATCCGCCTACGTCTGACCGAAGGAGCCGCCGAGCCGAGCCCGCCCTCCGTCACCACTGACCGGACCAACTGGTCACCGCCCGCCCGTCAACGACGCAACGCCACCGTCATCGCCGAGCGCTCGGCCACACTCCTGGAACGCGACGAGGACGGCGAGGCCGCCGCCCAGCTCGTCGGCGTCGGAGAACTCCTTGACGCGGTGGCCCAGACCTCACCGGCCACCACGCGCGCCGAGCTGGCCGCCGCAGCTCGCGCCTTCGAGCGGGCGACCCGCAGCCACGTCCGCGCCGAACGCGCCGACACCCGGGCCCTCCGCTCAGCCGCCCGGGGCATCGTCCAGGCCGGCGGGGCGCTCGGCCGAGGCGAGGACGGCGGCACCACCGCCATGCTCGTCTCCACCCTCGTCCTGGTCACCCTCGCCGCCGCCCGCTGGCACTCCGCGCGCGGACACGCCCAGCAGGCCCACGCCTCCCGACAAGCCGCCGCGCACCTGCGCACCGCCTACCGGCAGACCGCCGCCACGCCGATACGAGTGCTGCACGACCAAGGTCGGGCCCTTCCAAAAGCCCAGCGCCGCACGCACGAAGCCACCCTTCGCGCCGTCCTGCCGGAGAAGGTCGTACGGGCTGGGGGCATGGAAGCGAGGACCGACGCCTTGGTCGCCACCCTCGCCCAGGCCGAGCGGGCGGGCCACGACTCCGAAGCCCTCCTGCGCCAGGCCATCGACATGCGCGAACTCGAAAGCGCCGATGACGTGAGCGACGTCCTGGTCTGGCGCCTGCGGCGCATCGCCCAGCTCCCGGCACACCCGGGCGAAGGTGCCCGTCGTCCGCAGGCCGCCACCCGCCAGGCCACCACGCCGAGCAACCGCACCAGTGAACGAAACGCGACGGCAGCCGCACCGCTTGGGACTGTTCAAGACCCAAACCGCCGCTCGTCACGTCGCTGA